The following are encoded together in the Labeo rohita strain BAU-BD-2019 chromosome 17, IGBB_LRoh.1.0, whole genome shotgun sequence genome:
- the arf6b gene encoding ADP-ribosylation factor 6b yields the protein MGKMLSKIFGNKEMRILMLGLDAAGKTTILYKLKLGQSVTTIPTVGFNVETVTYKNVKFNVWDVGGQDKIRPLWRHYYTGTQGLIFVVDCADRDRIDEARQELHRIINDREMRDAIILIFANKQDLPDAMKPHEIQEKLGLTRIRDRNWYVQPSCATTGDGLYEGLTWLTSNYKS from the coding sequence ATGGGGAAGATGCTGTCAAAGATATTCGGTAACAAAGAGATGAGAATACTGATGCTCGGACTGGACGCCGCAGGAAAAACCACCATCCTTTATAAGTTGAAACTCGGCCAGTCCGTGACCACCATCCCGACGGTGGGTTTCAACGTGGAGACGGTCACCTACAAAAACGTCAAGTTCAACGTGTGGGATGTGGGCGGACAAGACAAGATCCGTCCCCTCTGGCGACACTACTACACGGGCACGCAAGGGTTAATTTTTGTGGTGGATTGTGCCGATAGAGATCGCATAGACGAGGCCAGGCAAGAACTCCACCGCATCATCAACGACCGTGAGATGCGGGACGCCATCATTTTGATTTTCGCCAACAAGCAAGACCTGCCGGATGCCATGAAGCCGCACGAGATCCAGGAGAAGCTGGGACTGACGCGCATCCGGGATAGGAATTGGTACGTGCAGCCGTCGTGCGCGACCACCGGCGATGGACTGTACGAAGGCTTAACTTGGTTAACATCTAACTACAAGTCTTAA